GAAGCctgtttcatgaaaaattaaagtCCTAATTGTAAAATAACCCTTCCAATACTGAAACTGAAGGAAAATTCCCAGGTAAAAGATGAGGGGAAGAAAAACTAATTTCATTCGATTTCAAAATTGACAGAGATGTGAGAGGACTTCTACCATACTCGAGAATGTTGATTTATCTTACTTCCAATCATGCTATATCGGTACATATCAAGTACGGTAGTGAGTAGCCTACTGTAAATCTTTCTTTGGAAGTCCCCGATTGAATGCAGTAAACCGGAATAAATTCATTAAGGATTAGTTGACCTCAGGGTTAAGTGAACTGTTAGAGTGAATCTGATTTTATCATTTACAACTACACGCCGTAAACTATACATAAACTTCACTTGGACTTAAGTCATTAAACGTAGAATATGAACTGTACTCGGGTCAATAACTCATATAGTTAACTCAAATGGATTAAATAAAGATAGACAGGTAAAGCTCAAGATTGTTAGTGCAAGCTCTTAATTCTTTACAAGGTTTAGAATAGAATTAACTCTATTCATGCAAAAGAAGAATTTCAATCACGTTCACGGTATGATTCTCAGTCAGGAATTTTCACAATATTCGAGCAAAAGATCCGAGTTTCAACTTGATTTGGATTGAAGTAGGCCCAATTGAACAGTTTTTAATTCTCATAATGTAGCCTACTTCACAGCTTCACGAAATGTGGTTTACAGGACGATTTTATCCGTTCATCTCATTTTCATATGAATCAATACTATATTGAGACAGACATCTATCATCAGGATATGAAATGGCTGGAGATGTGACTATGCAGTAACGATACCTAGATGCAAAACATTTTTTCACATTGAATCTATTCATTTTTAGTTATATTCACCTTTAATATTATGTACCTCTCCTACATCTCTATAACACTCCATGCAGAACATCCATTGTTATTTGTTTGAAACAGTGGCAAGCTGTGAATAaagtatcatatttgtaatcaaaatatttaaatatgtaGCATGTAACATTATATACAAATAATGTCATATATGaatacaatgaatatttaatgtatgttacaataataatttcaatgaatgagtgaagaatttataaaatataccCATTGACTAACGCGTTATTGGACATTCTCGACTGTAATGACCCTCTGTAATATTGATTCTTTGTAATGAAATagttatattgtttttcagaatAAAATCATCCAACGACACCACTACCCTTGTGAAGGTCATGAGGTTAGGACCGAAGACAATTACTTGCTGACCTTGCATCGCATCCCGAGAGGCCGCAATCCCGACGCTGATCTGCCCTCCCAGGATCTCGATCTGTCCTCCCAGGATCCTGATCTGCCCTCCCAGAAGTTGGATGATGCTGAGAATATTCTAGGCACTACTGCACCtcctaagaagaagaaaagtccAGTTTACCTGCAGCATGGTATTCTGGGTTCATCGGCTGATTGGATCATACATGGACCGGAGAAATCACTAGGTAATTAATGAAAGATATAGTAAATTAATTACTTATCCCTTGAAAGCTAATAGCTTACCTAACAATTTTACAGAAATTCACTCTAATTACTATGAAAAAATGGATGGCTCAGGTTTGGTGTCGGAAAGTTCGTTCAAGTTCTCAGGTCACAAGTGAACAATTTGAAGGGCTCTGAAAAAaggttataatatttaaaaacatgATATAGGTGTATATTATGTCATGCAATTAGGCTATATAAATGAAAGTAAAACATATTTCAGTACCTGTAATGCCTTTGTGTTGATCACAATAGGAACTTACTCTAATAGCTGAGTATATGATAGCATTATATTGATGCTGTCATATAAACAAAAAGAAAGATTCCAACAATAATTGCGTTGATAAGGACATTTTGAAATAGCCTATATATTATCAACAAGGAAGTTGGCTTACTCCACTATAGGAAACCATGTACGGTATTTTATATGGCTCCAAATCTTTATGTCAGATCAGTTACTCAAATTGCTCCAAAATTGATGAGAATGGAAACATAACTgtgatttggaacatagtattATGTATGAATCGAAATACGCGAGAAAAATATTTCCTATATCTAGcttattataattccttctgTTATTCTATTCAGTTCCATATTTTTCTCCCAAAAAAACGTGAGAATCACAATATTGTAGAATGCagcatatatttatttaatccagAAGTAGTGTCAATATCAAATTCAACACCAATGTgctttttcatgaaaattgttttttatatCTACCAAATCCtctaaaataatgtttttttctgCTGAGGTTGATGCCCACATAACATTAgaaaacttcaataaaattACGTCAGTAAGTCACGTTACTACGGTACATGATAACATGGAGAAAGCATGCACAATACACATACCAGCTTATTACCACGTATCATTcctatacaataatataattatatagaaagctttttgaaaattttcatgtaatCAATTCGAGTGCAAACCATCTTAacattatgaatataattattattgtgtcaTATTTCATTGTTGATGTTTTCCACTTTCCTTAACTTCAACAGAGTAACAtacatattatatagtattttcttatattatttttaaaacatttttctcatattaatttTCAGCTTACATGCTCGCTGACCAAGGGCATGATATTTGGCTAGGTAATGTACGGGGAAACACCTATTCAAGAGGACATGCTACTCTATCTCCAGATGATGTTGCTTTCTGGAATTTCACGTTAGTGGAAATAACATAGTATCTTCTCAttaacatttttcattatttgtaacATCATACCCATGATTGAAGTTCAATTTGAATGATTGCTTGACTAGacaattattgttgtttcaattttcatttcaaatatggAAAATTTCACAATACCAGATTGACTATTTTTTCTACATAAATTGTATGAAGctctacaatttgaaaaaaatcatcacaTCATGGTGAAATTGTGCATCAATGGTTCagttttcttatttaaaaaaattcaaattattttttattccaacgGTTGACAAATTTTATTCCAACTGttgagaaattccacaatatcagtggtacagttatatttatatagattgttATTGTATAGATATGGATTCTAGTTGTAGGAAAACGTTTGGAAGCATCCCACTGTATAAGTATTactatatcattattattgctcTTAATTGTAATAAGGAACGTTGTACAATTTTCCAAAACTTCCATCCCAAGTAAGGACAGATACCACAATATCAGTGTTACATTCCCTTTCCACAAATTGTAGGgatacaattatatttttacagatTGTAGAAAAACTTCAACAATTTTCGATTTAATCTATTCAAATTATGAAGAAATATTGTACTAAATTAGTGTGACATTCGTTCTCCACGAATTTTAGGGGAAGTTTAacaatttgttcaaatgctcGAACATTCCAACTATTGAAGAATAGCACACTATCAGTGATACTTGATATCTTGAATAGAAAAATTCTACAATTATTAACAGTGATATAATAAATGATCTTTTCACATATTTTCTTCTACAATTTTACAGAAAACTTCAAcaattctcaattaattttattgaaactaTGGAGTAATTGTACTAGAATAATTCGACATTTCCTTCCCACCAATTTCAAGGGAAGTTTaacaaatttgttcaaattctcCATTCCAACTCTATGAATAAGTAAATACTGTGAATGAGTAAATAAAATCTAACAATATCAgagttatattttttgtatgaattttgttttaattttctcTAATTTTCCATCCTCTCTATGGATAAGTCAATACTGTAAATAAGTAGATAAAATGTTGCAATATCAGTGTTACATTCTGTGTGGGATATTTCTTTTACCTTACTCTAACTTTCTTTCAATTTGCATCGACAGATTCCACGAGATGGCCATCTATGACGCGGCAGCAACCATAGATTACATACTAGACGTGTCAGGCAGTGACGAGCTGTACTACATAGGCCACAGCATGGGCACCACCATATTCTGGGTGCTCTGCTCTATGAGACCCGAGTACAACTCCAAAATCAAAATGATGTTCAGCTTGGCTCCCATTGGCTTCATGTCCAACGCTCGCTCGCCCATCAGATACTTTGCTCCCTATGCTAAGGATATCGAGGTAACTTAAATCTAAAAACATACTATAGTGAGTATGAGTATACCTCATACTTCGGTGACGCTTGAGAACTGGCGCTGGGTGTTTTCAGACCCCAACAGTGGTAAATTACTGTTGTGACTGGCGTGAATTTTCTCATAAGCCATCTATCAATACAGTTATTGCCAGCTTGAACTCGTTGCACTGTGTTCGCTAGACTGTTTGAAGTGTCTGGGGTGACGCTAGACCCCCGCGCCAGTAGAAGTGTTTTATTTTTGTACATTATTCTATTCATCTTCAGTTATTACTGAAATTTAAATTGCTATTTATTACATAGGCCTACTATTCATTGTTTTCAAAgtctataaaataaatttagatGAGTTGAATAAAGCCAGAATCAGGCAATATTTGTTTGGTATTAATGCTCCCCATTCAGCATtcgtttttttcaattaatccTGATAGTTGtaaatgatttgattgtatTGTAAGAGAtgtggtatttttccataatttgaagaaaaagacgttgatgttgtcaatactgCTATGTATGTAATGAGAGCAGACTGCTCTGTATGTAATGAGAGCAGACTGCTCTGTAATGACTGCTAATGACAATGACTgctatataataaaaattaattttgaacaaataatatagtggtattgtgacaacatcaacgtctttttCTTTTAGTTGCAAGTTAGTGAATCTAACTACAGACCTTATATTGTCTtaaaaatgtgatttttcaaACCGAGCCCTTATGGTATTTGATATTTCACATCTATTCTTGCTCTCAAAaacttaaaattcaaatttatcaaataaaatagataataaattggttattttgatcaaatatatttttcctgtAAAAAAGAGGTGCTTGCAAAAAATCGATTTATACATATTTATTCATGTTTCATCACAGTCTCTTGTTCCAAATCTATAAGATAGGGAAATTTCGTATacagtccagtcactatataccttggtgcttgcaatttatattgtagttataattttttaatatattgtttggatagaTATGATAGTTTGGAAATAATTATAGTTTGCTTGTCTCTCtgtgatttattataatatccaaTATTTGTtcgatttattatttgtaggATTCATCATGAAGTACATGTATCTATTCCAAATAGCTTAGGACTTATTTATAATTTGAGTTTTTActctattttatttaattttgctGTTTTTCTTGATCTATATGGTAAGCCTATTCACAAGTATTCCTGTAATTTCATAATACAAATGCAATATCTTTGATACGTATAGTAGACTAACCGGATCGGAGCTCAGATAATTATGTAGTCTTGGTGaagtttatttatgtaaatcCTTGATAAGGACTTatctattgtaaataaaatatttttcgagACAAAGAGTTATTTAGACAAAGCTTATTTGGACAATAAAAACAACGCATTCCTatagagaaattgataaaaatacaaTGTTCAAAGTTGATGAATCatccataaaattatttttctcaccTTGTTTGGTACTAGCTTTTATCTAacttgtttattaattattatctatcttcctgttaataataattattgttgctgtaataagttattttttcttcaataatgcTGTAAAGCTATGGTTAGAAACTTTTTTAATCCTCTACAGAAATTGttgatttaaataatatttaacaGATCTAAATGGTAcctatatttttgttttatgtgTTTATTTTAGCTGATCTCAAGAGTCAAGATGGTGAATTAATGATTACAGTTTATTTAGCCGTTTAGGTATATAAATAAACTAGTAATAAACTGTAATTTATCAGTTTTGATTGTTGAACTGGTCCAAAGATGATGGATTTTCGATATTtctttgtttattcaattttctttttattttgtttagcTGATCTCAAGATGGTTTGGGGACGGTGAATTCCTGCCTCGCAATGCTCTTATCAATTTTGTGATGAAGTACGGCTGCGAAATCAGTGCATTGGAAGCGAAAATATGCGAAAATAATCTGTTCATCATATGCGGTCATGATCCCGAACAATTTGAGAAGGTGACGAGACTTTTCatatttatcaagttttaatataggctacctaacaaagtgattattattattatttaattgtcACAGCCACTTGATCATTGCAAAATTATTGAGAAGCAGCACTCGACTGCTacttaaaaaaattatcaaactaAAACCactataaaaattgaatattaaataataatatacaaacttcattatgagattatctgaGCCACTGAACGAATATAACCGATTGCCCTACTATTAAGCTGTAGTTCAGGCAACCAGGTacaatataggcctatttatttGTCTGCATTAAGCTTTGATTAAATTTgtacaaatttgaaaaacatcaataggTAGTCATTTAAGGCTCAGTAGAGTTAGGACTactgaatattgaaaattatgtaaAAATCTCAAGAAtgatttaagtgaaaaaaatgtattcattataattccaTTAGTATTATCAAATATGGATATCCACTAAGAAAGCATCACCTTTACTAGAATACAAAACgcttttgaatttgaatataaaaatattcaaatttaagaGGATGACAATccagatacaaaaataaaagCTCAAATCTGGAAATACAAGTACGATTACAAAGATATGAATTCAAATGCTTGGATCTGAATGTAGAAATAAGAATTTCTGTTATGCTATAATTTCCTGATCTCATAATGAACCATTGTAAGAAAGTTATACAATTTGGCATTGATTTTTTCAGGCTAAGTTAAACCTGTAACtgaattttttgtaaagcttatTCACACTTTCTCGAACTGCTTTCTAAATTCTATTGTGATtggattaataattttcaatgtagaatttttccaaatttgaagGTTATTTTTTGTATAGGTATACTATTAGACCACAATGTGACTAATTGGAGATTGAAGTATTGTGAGGATTATTGTGGAGATTTATAATTCCCGATCATTATGATATAATTAAAATATCCAATATTACTCGTTTTTTATTCTTAATCTTTTATTGTAGGAGCTGCTTCCTATCATTTTCGGACACACTCCAGCAGGCACTTCAACGAAAGCACTTGCTCATTACGCTCAATTGATTCAATCAGGTAATGGTTTTTCTCCCTAAGATGAAATTAATTAGGTATAGTATTTCATCAATAGATTTAGGAAAATAATGTCGcttctttccttttttattgTTAGTCTACGTAATTCCATATTGATTAACTTTCTTTTACATATTTATACTGGTAGGTACCAATTGTGGTATTTTTATCtcttcataaatataaattgatgAAAGAAACCCCTTTCGTTCGATTGAATTGATAAGATGGGGTGGATcctaatgttaaaatgttaatacaTCATCAATTTAATTGGATTACCAAGTTGATCAGATTATTTAGGCACTATTTTTGAATCAGAAAAATGGATaggttttaaaaattttaatttctaaaaatgaaataaagatatTTCTATATGGAATTGATGTGATATAAGTCTATAATACTTCTAACTTAATTCAAGCGGTTTTTTGTGGtgctatttattattttacaaaggcgactttctagaagtattttaagcctatgtgatgatgatgggatgaatgatggTACattgaaggtagagttatgaatgaataaaaatgataggttatgctatccacttgataTGCTATGAATTGATTTAAGTCCACTTGAATCTGAATGTACTGTACCTGCATATTTTATGTATTATCCCAATGATTCTGTAACTTTGTTTAACTTGTAATCTTGCAATCTTGCAAATATCAACTCATTTCTAATTCTTGATGTCTGTGTTATTACATTGTGTGTAATAAATGTCAAAACTTAATCCAGCAAAAGGAATTAATCAACATCAATCGAAAAATTACACTTTGAAATTCTATAAAACTTCTAACTAAACTATCAATGAATGGAAATTAGCgaatttctcaaatttattaCCGTATATCTGAATTAGGTACGAAtttgtgaattgaaaaatctggaAGTGTGTTACATTATCTCGTGATCATATCAGTTTATTGACTGAATTTATACggtatataaatattatttgcaatcaaataatataagaaaaaaatttatgGAATGGGGAAAAATGGGttgaatttgatttaattcaattttgcagGCTATTTTCGGGCATTCGACTATGGCCTACCTGGGAATATGATCGAGTATGGTGAAATAACTCCTCCTTCCTACAACTTATCATTGATAACAGCGCCGGTTTCATTGCACTTCTCTGACAACGATCTTCTCGCCAATACTAAGGTAACATTCCCTAATAATTTACTCAAGTTATAAGTTGATTGAATCATGAACAATTTGATACTTTCCTATTATCAGTATTGTATGTTGAATTGAACCGAATAGCTTCGATAACttacaattattgtattaaaacatctaatattataatttgagtgctcattttattacaaaaattagacaaaataaaCTATCTGTTTAAACTTTGTAATAATTCTTTACTGTAATAAATGAAGTCACTGTGAATTAAAAGaggaattaaaaatattcaactgagttctgataatttatttcccagattatttgaaattacacTCGAATATTGGAATTACAGAAAAAGTAGCCTATACGGTACACAAAAAAGTATATTACATAAAAGTGAATACAGAAAAAGTATTGACCTGTTGGTCTGTTTGCGAGTGAGAGATGGtgaaacaattattacattTTAATCACATTGATTGTTAAGGTGATATTATGACGAAATGTTGTTCAATGGTTCGTCACAACAAGAAATGTCTCAGTAATTTTAAATTGGGTTGTATcctatataattcaaaattttccaagaattaataaattatccaCTATAGGTACTATATTTCCATTGCATTtcattttctatgttttttaatcattgtcgctattatttttcaatgagaCTTGAATATTTCAAGTAGGCTAGAACTTAGTAGAGCTAGATAAAGTGCTGTTTCACTATTCTATTATTGAACAGTATCACAACATTCCTCATGATATAGTTTTGGATGTCGTATAAGTACTATCTATCTTCTGCAGGAAGTGAAAAAGATGAGAAATATTGTCTACTATTTATCATggaagaataaaattatattattctacaaaatCCCTGATTATGAGTATTATTACATCATTATTATAACAtctctgattattattatcattcccTACTTTCTGAAGGATGTGAAAAAGATGAACCATTTCTGTATTATTCTATGAACATAATAGAGATTCTCTACATATTAATGTTTGCATTGTcaaatgattatattttatattttctaaagGATGTGAAGAAACTAGCAATGGCTCTACCAAATCTAATAGGAAGCTTCAGAGTGGCGTTCCCTCAATTCAACCATCTTGACTTCCTCTACAGCAAGGATATCAACAGTCTGCTCAACGAAAACATCATGAacatgattcataaatcagaaTCAGGTAAGTTGATTATGTCCATAGTTTTTGAACCATTTTCTTCTAAAATCAAACTAATTCCAGAGATTTCTTGCATACAAACTTGGGATCTACTCTGTAGGAGTCTTTTTCCTGTATTAAATACTTTTTAATatggatggaaattactgagaaattGCATCTATTCAATtgctaatgaattaaaaattattgttaaacgaaaatccatatttaatgctgtaaatcacccgaagacttctgctactgcaaatatataTGACAACGAATTTCCTCCTATAGCtatttaccctgttgtcaatatttgcagtagcataaGTCTTCgtggtgatttacagcattaaatttggattttcgtttaacaaTAACGACATTTTATTACTTATTCCCAtccaattaattcaaaatatgatttttttcaatctttGAAGCTCTTGTTCATCATTccaaccttcaaaatttattcaacattCGTAATAGGTGTTCATGAATAATCAACATTCACCTTCCCCATTATCACTGGAATTTCAACTTGAGAACTTATTAGTAGCTTTCCTATTTTGGAAgtttattttaatcaaatttaggTCATTCTATAACATTTATTGAACATTCATAATCGATgattaagaatataatactCATACctaatcattttgataatggCGAAAATCGTCCGAAACTAGACAAGTCTGAAATAGAAATGAATTtaacttatatttatttattcagtcatgaACACTTATGCGAgaaggcttatgcccaaaactatCCCTTCTCAAATTTTTCCAGAGTCCAAATTAAAttgtaggttaagctactatcacttactaaaataacaatttacacttcaaaaaactaacaaatcttaaatcaaaaataaatattatgaataaacaattcccacagaattagaaacaatcatccaaaaaatgtaaatttcgaataaaactgaaaaattttgTACCGAAAACCTCAAGCACTATTCATGAACTATTTATAAATAAGGGTAATAGAAGTTATGTGTAAtaaatcttcaaagtagtcctgtcaaattccaagtcatgactatccattcaaaattacttttctcctacaaaaatgtattttttcctGTAAAAAAGGTACTAGCAATTatttgtaatatcaatttttagtACCCTTATCGGAATACTTTTTCTGAggtgatgctcacatgagccCTAGGCTTGTGCGTAGGTGACGAGACGGATGATGAttagagatgagtggacctacagctttaaATGGGTTCCAAACCACTGGGAAGCGggtttcaaaaattgtatttggaGGAGCTGGGAATACATAAATCATAAATATCCAtttaacatttattattttcctccagGTATCACTCCTCGCTTCAACATGGATCCTGAAGAAATAATCATTCCCAATGAAGACGAGGATCCAGTTTTCAACGACATTTCCTCCCTGCTAAAACACAAAGCTTACTCCATTGGCAAGGAGACGCTTGACAACGTCATGGATCTCAAAATGATGACCGAGAGAAAACTGAAAATGATCAAGGAGAAGACCAGGATGACCATTGAAAGAAACCTCAAAAGTCTCAAGGATCTTCTCATGTTGAAGTTGAAGAAATATAGTACAGGTGAT
The window above is part of the Nilaparvata lugens isolate BPH chromosome 12, ASM1435652v1, whole genome shotgun sequence genome. Proteins encoded here:
- the LOC111051529 gene encoding lipase 3, coding for MYAGIMSYKIVMKVVIFVLTISMVSAANGFNPDVFLPTNKIIQRHHYPCEGHEVRTEDNYLLTLHRIPRGRNPDADLPSQDLDLSSQDPDLPSQKLDDAENILGTTAPPKKKKSPVYLQHGILGSSADWIIHGPEKSLAYMLADQGHDIWLGNVRGNTYSRGHATLSPDDVAFWNFTFHEMAIYDAAATIDYILDVSGSDELYYIGHSMGTTIFWVLCSMRPEYNSKIKMMFSLAPIGFMSNARSPIRYFAPYAKDIELISRWFGDGEFLPRNALINFVMKYGCEISALEAKICENNLFIICGHDPEQFEKELLPIIFGHTPAGTSTKALAHYAQLIQSGYFRAFDYGLPGNMIEYGEITPPSYNLSLITAPVSLHFSDNDLLANTKDVKKLAMALPNLIGSFRVAFPQFNHLDFLYSKDINSLLNENIMNMIHKSESGITPRFNMDPEEIIIPNEDEDPVFNDISSLLKHKAYSIGKETLDNVMDLKMMTERKLKMIKEKTRMTIERNLKSLKDLLMLKLKKYSTGDSYGENKQIEFRNDAEKYNDLSS